In Oscillospiraceae bacterium, the following are encoded in one genomic region:
- a CDS encoding methyltransferase domain-containing protein: protein MDFFICPVCCSALKKQNKSYVCPNRHTFDISREGYVNLLPSGKANSAVPGDNKEMVSARTLFLETGAYKLFADGIAKTASDVSLNVSPVILDAGCGQGYYDRVVKDCIPQSEFYGLDISKFAVKYAASHNKDITYSVAGVYDMPVADSSADIILSIFSPIAEKEFLRTCASGGHLIIAVPGPRHLFGLKEILYDKPYENDIIKTEYEGFNFVDRIPLKSQLNCCENKVIMSLFAMTPYYWKTDINGHEKLKNTSKLETELEFDILVYKKR, encoded by the coding sequence ATGGATTTTTTTATATGCCCGGTTTGCTGCAGTGCTCTTAAAAAGCAGAATAAAAGCTATGTGTGTCCCAATCGGCACACCTTTGATATTTCGCGTGAGGGTTACGTAAATCTTTTGCCGTCGGGAAAGGCAAATTCCGCTGTGCCCGGGGATAATAAGGAGATGGTTTCTGCGCGAACACTCTTTCTCGAAACGGGTGCTTATAAGCTCTTTGCTGACGGCATTGCCAAAACAGCCTCGGACGTATCTCTTAACGTCTCTCCTGTTATTCTTGACGCCGGATGCGGGCAGGGATACTATGACCGTGTTGTAAAGGACTGTATACCCCAAAGTGAGTTTTACGGACTTGATATTTCAAAATTCGCGGTAAAGTATGCCGCTTCGCATAATAAGGACATAACATATTCCGTTGCAGGTGTGTATGATATGCCTGTTGCAGACAGCAGTGCCGATATAATTCTCAGCATTTTTTCCCCCATAGCCGAAAAGGAGTTTTTGCGCACCTGTGCTTCGGGCGGACATCTTATCATAGCTGTACCGGGACCCAGGCATCTTTTCGGACTCAAAGAAATACTGTATGACAAGCCTTACGAAAACGACATTATTAAAACCGAATACGAGGGCTTCAATTTTGTTGACCGCATCCCCCTGAAATCACAGCTTAACTGTTGCGAAAACAAGGTTATAATGTCGCTTTTTGCCATGACACCATACTACTGGAAAACCGACATTAATGGACATGAAAAGCTTAAAAATACATCAAAGCTCGAAACAGAATTGGAATTTGACATACTGGTTTACAAAAAAAGATAA
- a CDS encoding HAD-IIB family hydrolase, translating into MGKFDNIVIASDMDGTFLGNDSRIIFENVSAIEYFNKNGGRFTFNTGRGYTTVALRFPEIMHLVTAPLGIHNGSCIYDAKNDLPLDTIFINKNAVCDISRYIMSFSGSVTFTLRTIHEFYAVERFEKGNFEYFKTTYPEFSHVIKHEQIGTLDVQKIFFVGPQSIIDSMRDHIQNVYGEYVQCTTGGEGYIEVDPAGATKARPIEYIKKSFPQSKIFAIGDYENDLEMLEAADYAVCPENAMDKVKQASDFMVCCNNEGAVAHLINIIEEKYLG; encoded by the coding sequence TTGGGTAAATTTGATAACATTGTTATTGCCTCCGACATGGACGGGACTTTTCTCGGGAATGATTCAAGGATTATTTTCGAAAATGTGTCAGCCATTGAGTACTTTAACAAAAACGGCGGACGTTTTACATTTAACACGGGACGTGGTTATACCACCGTTGCTCTGCGCTTTCCCGAAATAATGCATCTGGTTACCGCCCCACTCGGTATACATAACGGTTCATGCATTTACGATGCGAAAAATGATTTACCGCTTGATACAATTTTTATAAACAAAAATGCGGTTTGTGACATTTCACGTTATATTATGTCTTTTTCGGGCAGTGTCACGTTTACGCTTCGTACAATCCATGAATTTTATGCTGTCGAAAGATTCGAAAAGGGAAATTTTGAGTACTTCAAAACAACTTATCCCGAATTTTCCCATGTAATAAAGCATGAGCAAATCGGAACACTTGACGTCCAGAAAATATTTTTTGTGGGACCGCAAAGCATTATTGACTCCATGCGCGATCACATTCAGAATGTTTACGGTGAATATGTGCAGTGCACAACCGGTGGTGAAGGATACATTGAAGTCGACCCCGCAGGTGCTACAAAAGCGAGGCCGATTGAATATATCAAAAAATCTTTTCCGCAATCGAAGATTTTTGCAATCGGAGATTATGAAAACGACCTTGAGATGCTTGAAGCTGCTGATTATGCAGTATGTCCCGAAAACGCAATGGACAAAGTAAAACAAGCATCTGACTTCATGGTTTGCTGCAACAACGAGGGTGCTGTCGCCCATCTTATCAATATAATTGAGGAAAAATATCTTGGCTAA
- a CDS encoding transketolase family protein, with protein MSIYEIGKKIATREAYGNALAEFGCDERIVVLDADLSKSTKTATFIKKYPERFFNCGIAEGDMISVAAGLATTGKIPFASSFAMFAAGRAFEPIRNSIGYPHLNVKIGATHAGITVGEDGATHQCNEDLALMRVIPGMVVLTPADATEARAAVKAAIEFDGPVYLRFGRLSVPVIYDTDTFKFEIGKGDMISDGKDVTLVATGIMVAQAIEAAKMLAAEGISARVINIATIKPIDKDILIKAAKETGAIVTAEEHSVVGGLGSAVCEALCEEKPVPVLKVGIQDTFGKSGPAEELLKIYGLTAADIADKAKKAIAMKNN; from the coding sequence ATGAGTATATACGAAATCGGTAAAAAAATTGCTACCCGTGAAGCATATGGTAACGCTCTGGCTGAGTTCGGCTGCGACGAAAGAATCGTAGTTCTGGACGCTGACCTTTCCAAGTCCACCAAAACTGCCACCTTCATCAAAAAGTACCCCGAGAGATTCTTCAACTGCGGTATTGCTGAAGGCGATATGATCTCTGTTGCGGCAGGTCTTGCAACCACCGGAAAAATCCCCTTTGCAAGTTCTTTTGCAATGTTCGCGGCAGGCCGTGCATTTGAGCCTATCCGCAACTCCATCGGCTACCCTCACCTCAACGTTAAAATAGGTGCTACCCATGCAGGTATTACCGTTGGCGAAGACGGCGCAACACATCAGTGCAACGAGGACCTCGCTCTCATGAGAGTTATCCCCGGAATGGTAGTTCTCACCCCCGCAGATGCTACCGAAGCACGCGCGGCTGTTAAGGCAGCTATTGAGTTTGACGGTCCCGTTTACCTCAGATTCGGACGTCTCAGCGTACCTGTAATTTACGACACCGACACCTTCAAGTTTGAAATCGGCAAGGGTGATATGATAAGCGACGGTAAGGATGTTACTCTTGTTGCAACCGGTATTATGGTTGCTCAGGCTATTGAAGCGGCTAAGATGCTGGCGGCTGAAGGTATCAGCGCAAGAGTTATCAACATAGCAACCATCAAGCCTATTGATAAGGACATTCTTATTAAAGCCGCTAAGGAAACCGGTGCTATCGTTACTGCCGAAGAACACAGCGTTGTGGGCGGTCTGGGTAGTGCTGTTTGCGAAGCACTTTGCGAAGAAAAGCCCGTACCCGTGCTCAAAGTAGGTATTCAGGACACATTCGGTAAATCCGGTCCTGCAGAAGAACTGCTCAAGATTTACGGTCTTACCGCGGCTGATATCGCCGACAAGGCTAAAAAGGCCATCGCAATGAAAAACAACTGA
- a CDS encoding Cof-type HAD-IIB family hydrolase — MAKFSNIVIVSDMDGTFLASKSRIVPENMKAIEYFRQNGGKFTFVTGRNHPAVASLDGAVDAVNAPIGFHNGCYLFDTQKQEIFDEICIVPKAVNDVTEYLLTLPESIDFTFRCAFSFLKIDGRSSGDFDIFAKRWPERCFALTVDEATKRSVNKIVFSGNTEKIASVREYIENTFSDTVECTSAGSGYIEIMPKGVKKSIVIPHLRKLEGLENAKFFAIGDYENDIDMIKTADFGACPDNAMDKVKEVAQIHVCHHDKGAVADLIRIIEEKYIG; from the coding sequence GTGGCAAAATTCAGTAACATTGTTATCGTTTCCGATATGGACGGAACTTTCTTGGCTTCAAAATCAAGGATTGTGCCCGAAAACATGAAGGCTATTGAATATTTCCGTCAAAACGGCGGAAAATTCACATTTGTGACGGGACGTAACCATCCTGCCGTTGCATCGTTGGATGGTGCTGTCGACGCCGTAAATGCCCCGATAGGCTTTCACAACGGATGCTATTTGTTTGACACACAAAAACAAGAAATTTTTGACGAAATTTGCATAGTGCCAAAAGCAGTAAATGATGTCACCGAATACCTTCTGACATTGCCCGAAAGTATTGATTTTACATTCCGCTGTGCTTTTTCTTTTCTTAAAATAGACGGAAGAAGCTCCGGTGATTTTGATATATTTGCAAAGCGTTGGCCCGAACGTTGCTTTGCGCTCACTGTTGATGAGGCAACAAAACGCTCTGTAAACAAAATCGTATTTTCAGGTAATACGGAAAAAATAGCTTCCGTGCGTGAATATATCGAAAACACTTTTTCAGACACAGTTGAATGTACTTCTGCAGGCTCCGGGTACATAGAAATAATGCCAAAGGGAGTTAAAAAGTCAATAGTTATACCACATCTCAGAAAGCTCGAGGGCTTGGAGAATGCAAAGTTTTTTGCCATTGGCGATTATGAAAACGATATTGACATGATAAAAACTGCGGATTTCGGTGCATGCCCGGACAACGCAATGGACAAAGTAAAAGAAGTCGCACAAATCCATGTTTGCCACCATGACAAAGGTGCTGTTGCTGATCTTATCCGCATAATCGAGGAGAAATACATTGGGTAA
- a CDS encoding HAD-IIB family hydrolase produces the protein MRKNILAKFDNIIIVTDLDGTFFDDNSKPTQNNVEAVKYFTQNGGHFSFSTGRNESILKKIIPDTISLNNMPAILSNGAYLYDFSTDIRSEEVVMPPEAAKEFAQRVENEFPGIGVRWNVENGFVTYNLENVSKNDLPVYRNGIPELPKEKLFEMKLYKAVFSAPAESIQKIREFAESINEYGFSIVVTAPTLVEFMHKDATKGKALAKLKKVLELPDAKVYAVGDYENDYDMLKSADVAVCPSNSLDIIKDISDIIVCSNNEGALADLIGRL, from the coding sequence TTGAGGAAAAATATCTTGGCTAAGTTTGATAACATAATAATTGTGACCGATCTTGACGGTACATTTTTCGATGACAATTCCAAGCCGACACAAAACAATGTGGAGGCTGTAAAATATTTCACACAAAACGGCGGACATTTCAGCTTTTCCACCGGACGTAACGAGAGTATTCTTAAAAAGATAATTCCGGATACCATCAGTCTTAACAATATGCCCGCGATACTTTCAAACGGTGCGTATCTTTACGATTTTTCCACTGATATCCGTTCAGAAGAGGTAGTGATGCCCCCCGAAGCGGCAAAAGAATTTGCTCAGCGGGTAGAAAATGAATTTCCGGGAATCGGTGTCAGATGGAATGTGGAAAACGGATTTGTTACTTATAACCTTGAAAACGTATCAAAAAACGATCTTCCCGTTTACCGAAACGGTATTCCCGAATTACCAAAGGAAAAGCTTTTTGAAATGAAGCTTTACAAAGCGGTATTTTCTGCACCCGCGGAAAGCATTCAAAAAATCAGGGAATTTGCCGAAAGCATAAATGAATACGGTTTTTCAATCGTAGTCACCGCCCCTACCCTTGTGGAATTCATGCACAAGGATGCAACCAAGGGCAAAGCACTGGCAAAGCTTAAAAAGGTGCTTGAACTGCCTGATGCAAAAGTATATGCCGTGGGTGATTACGAAAACGACTACGATATGCTGAAATCGGCGGATGTCGCCGTATGCCCGTCCAACTCATTGGATATTATAAAAGATATATCCGATATAATAGTTTGCTCCAACAACGAAGGAGCGCTTGCCGATCTTATCGGCAGACTTTAA
- a CDS encoding amidohydrolase, whose product MTIDFHTHAFPDMLAQKAIGVLTSNLTIDLKPVHNGTVSDLIARMDEWGIDKSVVAPIVTKPSQTKTLNEWAVSITSQRIISLGSIYPSTDNYKQDIDFVCSLGLKGLKFHAEYQNFILDAPEMLRIYDYALSRGLIILHHAGADYGMPAPYKSSPKQFANVADQMCGGIIVAAHLGGHAQWDDVFDNLCGKNIYLDTSMGFEYYGKEMFKKIVSKHGADKILFASDSPWSNAGDDLKALRDCGLDCDTISMIEAKNAQRILKI is encoded by the coding sequence ATGACTATTGATTTTCACACACATGCCTTTCCGGATATGCTGGCACAAAAAGCAATCGGTGTATTGACATCTAATCTCACCATTGATCTCAAGCCCGTCCATAATGGTACTGTATCCGATCTGATTGCACGTATGGACGAATGGGGTATTGACAAATCCGTGGTAGCCCCCATCGTCACAAAGCCCAGCCAGACTAAAACCCTCAACGAATGGGCCGTAAGTATAACTTCACAACGAATCATTTCCCTGGGCAGTATTTACCCAAGCACCGATAATTACAAACAGGATATCGATTTTGTATGTTCTCTCGGACTTAAAGGCTTAAAATTCCATGCAGAATATCAGAATTTCATACTGGATGCACCCGAGATGCTCAGGATTTACGACTATGCACTTTCAAGGGGGCTTATTATTCTTCATCACGCAGGAGCGGATTACGGAATGCCCGCACCATACAAAAGCAGTCCGAAACAATTTGCAAACGTTGCCGACCAAATGTGCGGAGGCATAATTGTGGCGGCACATCTGGGCGGTCATGCACAGTGGGATGATGTATTTGACAACCTGTGCGGTAAGAATATATACCTGGACACTTCCATGGGCTTTGAGTATTACGGTAAAGAAATGTTCAAAAAAATAGTTTCCAAGCACGGTGCGGACAAAATACTGTTTGCCTCGGACTCGCCCTGGAGCAATGCAGGAGATGATCTGAAGGCTTTACGTGACTGCGGTCTGGACTGTGATACGATAAGTATGATAGAAGCGAAAAACGCACAAAGAATTCTTAAAATATAA
- the lspA gene encoding signal peptidase II, which produces MLALFIIILVVAADQITKYWALTLLAPIRSYPIIDGILEFHFVRNRGAAWGMLADSRWIFMTVSAVAIILMLVCLFCSKESGRLFRISLAMIIGGGIGNMIDRLFYTDGAVVDFIYFKLIDFPVFNVADCAVTVGAVLLVLWLITDIISQEKSKKSKDSADGKTDNMQ; this is translated from the coding sequence ATGTTAGCGTTATTTATTATAATTTTGGTGGTAGCAGCCGATCAGATAACCAAATATTGGGCGTTGACTCTGCTCGCCCCTATTCGCAGTTATCCCATTATAGACGGTATACTGGAATTCCACTTTGTACGAAACCGCGGTGCGGCATGGGGAATGCTGGCTGACAGCCGATGGATATTTATGACAGTATCCGCAGTCGCCATTATTCTCATGCTGGTTTGTCTTTTCTGTTCCAAAGAAAGCGGTAGGCTTTTCAGAATCTCGCTTGCCATGATTATCGGTGGCGGCATCGGGAATATGATAGACAGATTGTTTTACACTGACGGTGCAGTGGTGGATTTTATATATTTCAAGCTCATCGATTTTCCGGTATTCAATGTTGCCGACTGTGCCGTGACGGTAGGTGCCGTTTTGCTGGTACTTTGGCTGATAACCGATATTATTTCACAAGAAAAAAGCAAAAAAAGCAAGGACAGTGCCGATGGAAAAACTGATAACATGCAGTGA
- a CDS encoding transketolase: MQEARVKELQKIANNIRMGALECVYSANSGHPGGSISIADIMAYLFFEKMNIDPKNPKWEDRDRFVLSKGHTAPALYATLANRGFFSTELLKTFRHSDSILQGHPDMKGVPGVDMSTGSLGLGISAACGMALSAKISNKNYKVFAIMGDGEQEEGQVWEAAMFAAHYKLNNLCAFVDFNGLQIDGDITKVMNPTPLDEKYKAFGWNVIVINGHDFNEIESAVKASETSDKPTVIIAKCIKGKGVSFMENEASWHGTAPNKEQYEQAIAEITAANANL, encoded by the coding sequence ATGCAAGAGGCAAGAGTTAAAGAATTACAAAAAATTGCCAACAATATCAGAATGGGTGCACTTGAGTGCGTTTACAGCGCAAATTCCGGTCATCCGGGCGGCTCAATCTCCATAGCTGACATTATGGCTTATCTTTTCTTTGAAAAGATGAATATTGATCCCAAAAATCCCAAATGGGAAGACCGTGACCGTTTCGTACTGTCCAAGGGTCACACTGCTCCCGCACTTTATGCTACTCTGGCTAACAGAGGTTTCTTCTCCACCGAGCTTCTCAAAACCTTCAGACATTCCGACAGCATTCTGCAGGGTCACCCCGATATGAAGGGGGTTCCCGGCGTTGACATGTCTACCGGTTCTCTCGGTCTGGGTATTTCCGCTGCCTGCGGTATGGCTCTTTCAGCAAAGATTTCCAACAAGAATTATAAAGTATTCGCAATCATGGGCGACGGCGAGCAGGAAGAAGGTCAGGTTTGGGAGGCTGCAATGTTTGCGGCTCACTATAAGCTGAATAATCTCTGCGCGTTTGTTGACTTCAACGGTCTTCAGATTGACGGCGACATAACCAAGGTTATGAATCCTACTCCCTTAGACGAAAAATACAAGGCGTTTGGCTGGAACGTAATCGTTATCAACGGTCACGATTTCAACGAAATAGAAAGTGCAGTCAAGGCTTCCGAAACCAGTGATAAGCCCACCGTAATCATTGCAAAATGTATCAAGGGTAAGGGCGTTTCCTTCATGGAAAACGAAGCTTCCTGGCACGGTACCGCTCCCAACAAGGAACAGTACGAGCAGGCCATTGCCGAAATCACCGCTGCAAACGCAAATCTGTAA
- a CDS encoding RluA family pseudouridine synthase yields MEKLITCSENGIRLDMFLAKNAEMTRSHAAQMCENEKITVNGKPAKKNLILNSGDAVYLQIDAPVAIDTVAEDLPLNIVYEDNDLLVVDKPQGMVVHPAAGNYSGTLVNALLHHCKDSLSGINGKIRPGIVHRIDKNTAGLLIIAKNDASHEGLAEQIKVHSFVRRYHAILYGRLKSDSGTVDMPIGRHPSDRKKMAVYDKEKQGVRNAVTHYRVLERFDNYTYTELTLETGRTHQIRVHTNYLGHPVVGDDVYASSFVKKDKNKFNGQLLYAKEIGFVHPITKQELFFSGKLPDYFTKFLEKLRGMPSGKIQ; encoded by the coding sequence ATGGAAAAACTGATAACATGCAGTGAAAACGGCATACGCCTTGATATGTTCTTGGCGAAAAACGCCGAAATGACGCGTTCACATGCCGCACAGATGTGTGAAAACGAAAAGATTACAGTAAACGGCAAACCGGCTAAAAAGAATCTTATCCTGAATTCCGGTGATGCCGTATATCTGCAGATTGATGCCCCCGTGGCAATAGACACGGTTGCGGAGGATTTACCGCTTAATATTGTATACGAAGATAACGATTTATTGGTGGTAGACAAGCCGCAGGGTATGGTAGTACATCCCGCTGCCGGCAATTACAGCGGTACACTTGTAAACGCTCTGTTGCATCATTGCAAAGATTCCCTTTCCGGAATAAACGGCAAAATACGCCCGGGAATAGTTCACAGAATTGACAAAAACACCGCAGGACTTCTGATTATAGCCAAAAACGATGCTTCTCATGAGGGCCTTGCGGAACAAATAAAAGTTCATTCCTTTGTCAGACGCTATCACGCTATACTTTACGGCCGGCTGAAAAGCGACAGCGGAACGGTGGATATGCCAATCGGGCGCCACCCAAGCGACCGAAAGAAAATGGCAGTATATGACAAGGAAAAACAAGGTGTGCGAAACGCCGTAACCCATTACAGAGTGCTGGAGCGTTTCGACAATTACACTTACACGGAGCTGACACTGGAAACAGGTCGTACACATCAGATAAGAGTTCATACGAATTATCTTGGTCACCCCGTTGTAGGTGACGATGTTTACGCATCGTCTTTTGTGAAGAAAGACAAAAACAAGTTCAACGGTCAGCTTCTTTACGCTAAAGAAATAGGCTTTGTCCATCCCATAACAAAGCAAGAGCTGTTTTTCAGCGGTAAGTTGCCCGACTATTTTACTAAATTTCTGGAAAAGCTCAGAGGTATGCCAAGTGGCAAAATTCAGTAA